CTACTTTTATTACTGGTAGCAATTCGGGCCCCCGAACTATCCGCCGGTACCCAAACCGACTGGTTGCCCCCACCCATGTACCCGACGATGCCCGGGACGAGAGCGTCGCTGGCCGCCGTCAGGGAGGCGCCGCGTTCGACAGTGGTGGTCGTCGGCGCGATCAGCGGCTCGCAGTTCGTCAACCACGCCTACCTCACGCTCTTCCCGCCGATCCTCGCCGTCCTCGAGGGGGACTTCGGCGTCGGTCTGGGTCTGCTCGGCGTGGCGCTGGGCGTCCAGGGGGCGACGAACACGCTCTTCCAGCTGCCCTTCGGCCACCTCGCCGACCGCTACGACCGGACGCTCGCGCTGGGACTGTCGTCGCTGCTCGGTGCCGTGGGCGTCCTCGCGACCGCCGTCGCTCCGGACTACGCCTGGTTCCTCGTCGGCCAGGCCGTCGTGGGAATCGGCGTCGCCGGCCACCACCCCGCCCACTACCCGCTCATCTCCGACGCGACCCCGGAGGACCTGCTCGGGCGCGCGTTCAGCGTCTACGGCTTCGGCGGGTCGCTGGGCTTCGCGGCCCCGCCCGTCATCCTGGGAAGCCTCGTCGCGACCGGCCGCTCCTGGCGACTCGGCGTCGGCGCCATCGGCGTCGTCGGCCTCCTGTACGCGGCGGGGATCACGCTGCTGTTCGCCCGCGGCGTGACCGACGACGTGACCGCGCCGAACGTCGATCCGGCCGCCAACGGCGGCGGTGAGGCCCCGTGGATCGAGCGCGCCCGGTCCTACGTCCGCGACCTCCTCGCGTCGCCGGGGATCCTCGCGCTCGCGCTGCTCGCGCTCGTGGGCTCGACGGCCAACTGGGGGTTCACCTCGTACGTCGTCGTCTTCCTCACCGACGGCTACGGCCTCTCGCTGTCGCTGGCGAACTACGCGCTGACGGGCGCGTTCGTCGCGGGCGCGCTCGCCGTCTTCCTCGGCGGCCACTTCACCGACCGGCGGGCGCCCGGTCCCGTCATCCTCTGGAGCTTCGGGCTCCTCACCGTTCTGTTCGCCCTGCTCGCGACGGGCCTGCTCCCGCCGCTGGCCGCGGCCGGTCTGGTCCTCGCCATCGGCGGCACGCGCGCCGTCGCCGGCCCCGCCCGGTCGAAGCTCACCGACGCCCTCTCCGAGAGCGGCGCGACGGGGACGAACTTCGCCGTCATCACCGTCGGGACGATGCTCGGCAACGCCGTCGCGCCCCCGGTCTTCGGGACCGTCATCGAGCGGTTCGGTCCCAGCGTCGCCTTCGCCGGCATCGCCGGGGTCTCCGTGCTGGCAGTCGCCGTCACGGTCTGGCTCGTCCGCCGGTTCGACGAGGCCTGAGGGCGGTCGCCGGGCCCCGCGCACGAACGCATTTGTGTTAGCGATTCAAAATGTTCGTATGGACTACGCCGACTACGTGGACGAGGTCAGCCCGACGGCGATGATCGTCTTCGGACTCATCCTGTTCCTGATCCCCGAACCCGCAAGCTCCGCGCTCGGTGCGGGTCTGATGGTGCTCGGCGGCGCGTGGCTGTTCTACGAGTGGAACAGGTAGCCGCTGACCGTCGGTCGCGCGTCTGACGTAGGCCTTTGTGGCCGTAGTTCCAGGGCAGGGGTATGAGCAGCGACGCGCGGACGGGCTCGCGGGAGGGGGACGCCCGAGGAGACGCGCCAGCGAACGGAGACGGCGACGGGGTGCCGGCACGGTCGTGTTCGTTCTGCGGAACCGCGACGCGGTCTCCGCTCGCGCTCCAGTGGTACGACCGCCCGGACGTCGACCGGCCCGCTGGCGTCCCAGACCACGGCGGGCTGGACCTCTGCCGGGACTGCGCCGACGAGGTGGTCGAACTGCTGTCGACCTGGACCGCGCTCGGGGCACCGCCCGTCAACGCCGACGCGCCCATCGCCGACGGCTACCGCCGCGTCGCCGACGCGTGTAGCTTCTGCGACGACCCGCTCGACGAGGGCGCGGCCGGCGTCGAGTGGTACGGGGTGGCCCGCGACGCCGACGCCGCGCCCGAGTACGCCAACTACGCGCTGTGCGAGGGATGCCGGACCGTCACCGGTCGGTTTCTGCAACACGTCCGCGACGACTGTCAGTGAGCGGCGACGGCCGCGTCGTCACCGGTCGGCGGTGACGTCGAGGTGCTCCTCGTACGCGTCCGCCACGGGTTCCGGGACCCGGTAGCTCTGCCACTCCGCCAGCGCCGTCGCCGCGAGGAAGCACAGGACGAACCCCGCCGCGACGGTCTTCGAATCGCCCGGGTCGAGCGTATCGAGCGTCCGGTGGAACCAGAACAGGTCCGTCAGGGGCGACGTCTGGTGGATGTCGCGTAATCGATCCGCGGCGACCGGGCTCACCCAGTGGAAGTCCGGCACCATCGCCCACCCGCCGCCAGCGAGGACCAGCGTCCGGGGAAACCGGACGTTCGGGATCAGGAAGGCGACCGCGAGGGTCGTCAGCCCCGCCCCGAGCGCGAAGTGCGCGATGGCCATCGACATGCTTCGATGCTCCGCCCACTGCATCTTAGTCGTACTCACTGCCCCGCCATCGAGACGCCGGAGCTCCCCGGGCTCCGTGCGGGATGCCGAGTGGTCTCCGAAGCGGATCGTCCGCAGTACTATGGTAGGGGCCCCCGTACCGTCGGGTAATGACGGGAGCGGTCCACGACACGTACGTCGCCGCCCTGCAGCACGGCAGCGCGGCCCTGCCGGAGGGGACGCGGAAGGTCGGCGTCGTCCGCAAGCCGACCTCGTGGTTCCACGGGGTCGTTGACGAGAACCGGCCGGAACTGGGGCCGCCGGCGGACCTGCTGGCGGAGTTCCAGAGTCGGGAGGAGGCGTTCAAGGCACAGGGAATGTGCGACGAGGGGGCGCACAACGCCACCTGGGAGGTGGTGGCCTTCGAGGAACGCTACCGGGAGCACCTGGAGAGCGAGGCGGCGCGGGCGGCGGTCGAGGACCTGCTGGACCTGCTGGAGGCGGGGACTGACGTGGCGCTGGTCTGCTACGAGAACACGGACCAGAAGCGGTGTCACCGGACGGCGTTGCGCGAGCATCTCGAAGCGCGCCTGTAGCGCGCGGTCACACGGTTTCCTCTCGCGCTCCGTCCCGAGCCTGTCCCTGACCCTGAAAAACCGTTATACACCTGCCGGGCGCAGTCGCCAGTATGGAGTACCGACGACTCGGCGAGACGGGACTGCAGGTCTCCCCGATCTGCTTCGGGACGTGGCGCTTCGGCAAGGAACAGGACGGCGTCGTCGAGACGGGCCGCGAGGAGGCCCACGAGCTACTGGACGCCTTCGCCGACCGGGGCGGCAACTTCATCGACACGGCCAACGGCTACGGTGGAGGCGACAGCGAGCGCTGGATCGGCGACTGGCTCGAGGACCAGGATCGCGAGGACTTCGTGATCGCCTCGAAGTGCTACTGGTCGCAGGTCTCGCGCTTCCAGGAGAACCTCTCGCGGAAGAACGTCCGCGCCGAGGTCGAGGGGTCGCTGGACCGCCTCGGCACGGACTACCTGGACGTTCTGTACCTGCATCGCTTCGACGACGAGACGCCGATCGAGCGGACGCTTCGGACGCTCGACGACCTCGTCAGCGAGGGGAAGGTCCACCACGTCGGCATCTCGACGTGCGACGCCTGGAAGCTCACCAAGGGCCTCTGGCAGGCCGACGTGAACAACTACGAGGCCTTCACCGTGACCCAGCCGCTGTTCCACGCGGCCTACTACGAGGACGTGAAGGAGTACCTCGACGTCTGCGCGGACCAGAACATCGCGGTCTGCCCGTACTCGCCGCTGGCCGGCGGCTTCCTCACGGGCAAGTACGAGCGCGCAGGCGACGGCACCTACGACCTCGACGCCCCGGAGGGCACGCGGGCCGAACTCGACGACCGCTTCCTAGACTTCTACGTCTCCGAGCGCGGCTGGCACGTCCTCGACGCCGTCCGCGAGGTGGCCGACGAGGTCGACGCCACGCCCGCTCAGGTCGCACTGCGCTGGCTGATGGACCAGCCCGACTTCGACTGCGTGCCGATCGTCGGCGCCCGCACCGTCGACCAGCTCGACGAGAACCTCGGTGCGCTGGACGTCGAGATCTCCGACGAGCAGTTCGACCGCATCTTCGAGGCGCGCTACGACGAGGACGGCTCGCTCTACCAGACGAACGCGTAAACTACCCCTCCCTACTCGCTCACAGCGTCGCCGTTCGCTTCGGTGCGGGTTCCGTCAGACGAGGTCTGACGACGTGCAGACTGTGAGTCTGCACTGGGGCTTTCGCGTGGACTCCCGTTCTGGCCGCCGTTGGCGGCAGGCTCGTAATTGCCATTCACGTTCACCGTCCCGCGATTCAAGCGCACGTTTACGGGTGCGCCTCCGCCCGACGACTTTTGCGCCGAGCGGAGATGCTTCAGACCAACGTTCTTCGCCGCGTTGTAGTCCGCATGGGGCGAGTAGCCGCACTTCAAACACTCAAACACGTCCTGTCCGTCCACAGTCGGGCGGTTGTCTTCGTGGGTGAATCCACACCTAGAGCATCGCTGGCTCGTGTATGCAGGACTCACCTGTTCGACTGAAATTCCGACCACCTCGGCTTTGTACTCGACGTACTCGAACAGGCGGCGGAACGCCCATGCGTGAAGCTTCTTGGCGCGAGGCATCCGCTCACGAGTCCCTGTCAGGTCTTCAAATGCAATCACATCACAGCCGGTTTCGGCGGCTTCCGCAACAAGTTCCTTTGAGACGGTGTGTAAGAAGTGATCGTAGCGTCCTGTCTCGGTGCGTCCAATCGACTGGATCGTTTCGTGGGCGGCTCGGGTCCCGCGCTGTTGGAGCGACCCGCGTCGCTTCTCGAACTCGCGGTGCCAGTGATTCAACTCCGATCCGTTCCAGAATGTGCCTGTCGAAGTGACGGCGACATTTTCGATGCCGAGGTCAACGCCGAGGACTGTCCTGTGCTCGTCGTTGCCTTTGTCGGCTGTCTCGAACTCCACATCCGCCTTTGTTCGGACGTGAAGGTAGAACTCGCCGTCGCGGTAGTGGAGTTCTGCGCCCGTCACTTCGTAGTCATCATCAAACAAGTACTCCGAGTGGGGAGTCTCGTGGTCCTCGTCAGGAAGGATGTACTCGGCGGTGATGCGTCCTTCGACGGTCGAGAGCGTGGCGTGGTCGTCGTTGAACGTCGCACACCGCTTGTCGTAGACCAGCGTCGGTGCGGAGAAGTGTGGTTTCCCCGCGTATTCGCCTTGTTTCCACCGAGTGACGACGCTCTGTACGGCGTCGGCAGCCTTGTTGCGGGCGTTCCGAACGAGATTTGCGTGGAGTCGCGTCTCGGCCCGCACGTCGTCGTAGGTTTCGCGCTGGAGATCGGCTTTGCTCGTCGTCTTGTACTTGCCTTGCCATGCGTAATCGACGACGTAGTTGGCGGCCCACAAGAATTCGGAGATGGTTTCGTGGAGGAGGTCGGTGTCGCTGTCGGCCACATCGAGTTTGACGGGCACGGTGCGACGTACCTCCATCCGTACTTTAGATGTGGAAATATGTTTTTATATTAATAACGATCCGATTGGGAACTGGCCAGCTAGTGGGGGTGGGTAGCGTCATGCCACGTCGGTTTCTTCTCCGGCCTACTCGCTTGCTTCGATCGTTCCTTAAGACCAGAGGCCTACCTTGGAGTACGCTGAGAGGCGCTCACTGCCGGCCGGCCTTGACAGTCGATTTCTCGCCGAAGGGCCATCAGAGCGCCGCGTATCGCGTCTCGTCTCGCAACGTCTCCCTGAGGAATGGTACCGATTGATATACGCCCGTTTACTCGCCTCAGAATAATATTTCAGATACGCCATCGATACGGGCAATAATTGAAAATTGTAAAGGTATAAGCGTGAGTGGGCCGCAGTGACTGATACGATGTCAGATCTCGGGATGACGGTCCAATCCCCGGCCGAGCGTCTGCCCGACCCCGCCGAGACGGATACCGTCGAGTACGATCCGTCGTTCGAGCGCCTGCGCGAGCACTCGCGCGACCTGGAGACCGAGACGGAGTTCGGCTCCCCCGCGTACGTGAGCGAGCACCGGTCGCGCAACGCCGACGCCACGAAGAACGCGGTCGACGACGAGTTCACCGCGAGCGACTACCAGTACGTCGAGACGGCCTACGACGCCGCCCACGAGCGGGAGATGGTCTGTCTCGACCGCCGGATCGGCCGCCACCCCGAGAACTCGTACGTCTGTCGCCTGTTCGTCCCGAAGCGGTACGCGCGCATCGCGCTGGCGTGGGGGAAGCTGCTGGAGCCCGTCGACGGGGACCCGGAGCCGGACTTCTACACCGTCCAGCTCCCCGACCACGACGAGGTCGCCGTCCGCGTGGTGCCCGACGCGGGCGTCACCGCCGTCCTCGGGAGCGACTACACCGGTGAGGCCAAGAAGTCGTTCCTGCGGCTGTTCATGTACTACGCGAAGCAGCAGGGCGGTCTGGGTCTCCACGCCGGGACCAAGCGCGTCGACCTGGAGACCGACGACGGGACGGAGACCGTCGGGCAGGTCTTCCTCGGCCTCTCCGGCACCGGCAAGTCGACGCTGACGGCCCACGGACTCGACCTCGAGGAACCGGAGGAGGCGACGATGCTACAGGACGACGTCTGCGCGCTCCGCCCCGACGGCTCCGTCGCCGGCAGCGAGGGGCAGGGCCTCTACGTCAAGACCGTCGGCCTCGACGC
This genomic interval from Halomicrobium urmianum contains the following:
- a CDS encoding DUF488 domain-containing protein, which encodes MTGAVHDTYVAALQHGSAALPEGTRKVGVVRKPTSWFHGVVDENRPELGPPADLLAEFQSREEAFKAQGMCDEGAHNATWEVVAFEERYREHLESEAARAAVEDLLDLLEAGTDVALVCYENTDQKRCHRTALREHLEARL
- a CDS encoding MFS transporter, which codes for MPGTRASLAAVREAPRSTVVVVGAISGSQFVNHAYLTLFPPILAVLEGDFGVGLGLLGVALGVQGATNTLFQLPFGHLADRYDRTLALGLSSLLGAVGVLATAVAPDYAWFLVGQAVVGIGVAGHHPAHYPLISDATPEDLLGRAFSVYGFGGSLGFAAPPVILGSLVATGRSWRLGVGAIGVVGLLYAAGITLLFARGVTDDVTAPNVDPAANGGGEAPWIERARSYVRDLLASPGILALALLALVGSTANWGFTSYVVVFLTDGYGLSLSLANYALTGAFVAGALAVFLGGHFTDRRAPGPVILWSFGLLTVLFALLATGLLPPLAAAGLVLAIGGTRAVAGPARSKLTDALSESGATGTNFAVITVGTMLGNAVAPPVFGTVIERFGPSVAFAGIAGVSVLAVAVTVWLVRRFDEA
- a CDS encoding phosphoenolpyruvate carboxykinase (ATP), with product MSDLGMTVQSPAERLPDPAETDTVEYDPSFERLREHSRDLETETEFGSPAYVSEHRSRNADATKNAVDDEFTASDYQYVETAYDAAHEREMVCLDRRIGRHPENSYVCRLFVPKRYARIALAWGKLLEPVDGDPEPDFYTVQLPDHDEVAVRVVPDAGVTAVLGSDYTGEAKKSFLRLFMYYAKQQGGLGLHAGTKRVDLETDDGTETVGQVFLGLSGTGKSTLTAHGLDLEEPEEATMLQDDVCALRPDGSVAGSEGQGLYVKTVGLDADEQPALYDAVTHESAVLENVHADEDGAVDFDSDEHTANARAVIERDHLASADDEIDLPGIDQVFFITRNPAMPPIAKLTPEQAAAAFMLGESVQTSAGDPSKAGQSIRVVGTNPFIVGSKGEEGNRFRDLVADLGAECFVLNTGSVGDRDVGVDDTVALLRAVSRGSIEWRDDDATGLTVPASVPDMDVSRFGVADALDDHEDCIERLRTERRSHLARFDDLDDEIEDAVY
- a CDS encoding RNA-guided endonuclease InsQ/TnpB family protein, with amino-acid sequence MEVRRTVPVKLDVADSDTDLLHETISEFLWAANYVVDYAWQGKYKTTSKADLQRETYDDVRAETRLHANLVRNARNKAADAVQSVVTRWKQGEYAGKPHFSAPTLVYDKRCATFNDDHATLSTVEGRITAEYILPDEDHETPHSEYLFDDDYEVTGAELHYRDGEFYLHVRTKADVEFETADKGNDEHRTVLGVDLGIENVAVTSTGTFWNGSELNHWHREFEKRRGSLQQRGTRAAHETIQSIGRTETGRYDHFLHTVSKELVAEAAETGCDVIAFEDLTGTRERMPRAKKLHAWAFRRLFEYVEYKAEVVGISVEQVSPAYTSQRCSRCGFTHEDNRPTVDGQDVFECLKCGYSPHADYNAAKNVGLKHLRSAQKSSGGGAPVNVRLNRGTVNVNGNYEPAANGGQNGSPRESPSADSQSARRQTSSDGTRTEANGDAVSE
- a CDS encoding aldo/keto reductase, giving the protein MEYRRLGETGLQVSPICFGTWRFGKEQDGVVETGREEAHELLDAFADRGGNFIDTANGYGGGDSERWIGDWLEDQDREDFVIASKCYWSQVSRFQENLSRKNVRAEVEGSLDRLGTDYLDVLYLHRFDDETPIERTLRTLDDLVSEGKVHHVGISTCDAWKLTKGLWQADVNNYEAFTVTQPLFHAAYYEDVKEYLDVCADQNIAVCPYSPLAGGFLTGKYERAGDGTYDLDAPEGTRAELDDRFLDFYVSERGWHVLDAVREVADEVDATPAQVALRWLMDQPDFDCVPIVGARTVDQLDENLGALDVEISDEQFDRIFEARYDEDGSLYQTNA